A section of the Streptococcus oriscaviae genome encodes:
- a CDS encoding DUF2130 domain-containing protein, with amino-acid sequence MNQIQCPHCGTTFTINETAYSQLLDQVRGAEFEKEIHERLARETELLAEKAKNDLQAKLGEKDKEIAKLAADLDKLSDKNAHELEQTLFQKDRELQELQSQLEKLKLEQENQLQKALYQVEKERDQAKNELRLKEQERDLALATTKQEYELQLKAANEQVEFYKNFKAQQSTKAIGESLELYAEAEFNKVRHLAFPTAYFEKDNRVSESGSKGDYIYREKDENDVEILSIMFEMKNEADATKTKHKNEDFFKELDKDRREKNCEYAVLVTMLEADSEYYNTGIVDVSHKYEKMYVVRPQFFIQLIGILRNAALNSLKYKQELALIREQNIDITHFEEDLETFKQAFAKNYNSASSNFKKAIDEIDKAIKRMEEVKRFLTTSENQLRLANNKLDDVSVKKLTRKNPTMQAKFAALKEK; translated from the coding sequence ATGAATCAAATTCAATGCCCGCATTGCGGAACGACATTTACCATCAACGAAACTGCTTATAGCCAGCTCCTAGACCAGGTTCGGGGAGCTGAATTTGAAAAAGAAATCCATGAGCGCTTGGCGCGTGAAACGGAACTCCTAGCTGAGAAGGCCAAGAACGACCTGCAAGCCAAACTAGGAGAAAAGGACAAGGAAATCGCCAAGCTGGCAGCGGATTTGGACAAACTTTCTGATAAGAACGCCCATGAGTTGGAACAAACCCTTTTTCAAAAAGACCGCGAGTTACAAGAGCTACAAAGTCAGCTGGAAAAACTGAAGTTAGAGCAGGAGAATCAGCTTCAAAAGGCCCTTTATCAAGTGGAGAAAGAGCGAGATCAGGCCAAAAATGAACTGCGTTTAAAAGAGCAAGAACGTGACTTGGCACTGGCTACAACCAAGCAAGAATATGAACTCCAACTCAAGGCAGCCAATGAACAGGTGGAATTTTACAAAAACTTCAAGGCACAGCAGTCTACGAAGGCTATCGGGGAAAGCTTGGAACTCTACGCAGAAGCAGAATTTAACAAGGTTCGCCACCTAGCCTTCCCAACTGCCTACTTTGAAAAAGACAACCGCGTATCAGAAAGCGGCTCTAAGGGTGACTACATCTACCGCGAAAAAGATGAGAATGATGTAGAAATTCTCTCCATCATGTTTGAGATGAAAAACGAAGCAGATGCAACCAAGACCAAGCATAAAAACGAAGATTTTTTCAAGGAGCTGGATAAGGATCGCCGAGAGAAAAACTGTGAGTACGCTGTGCTTGTAACCATGCTGGAAGCAGATAGTGAATATTACAACACAGGCATTGTTGATGTTAGCCACAAGTACGAAAAGATGTATGTGGTGCGCCCACAATTCTTTATCCAGTTGATTGGGATTTTGCGCAACGCAGCCTTAAATAGCCTCAAATACAAGCAGGAGTTAGCTTTGATTCGCGAGCAGAACATTGACATTACCCATTTTGAAGAAGACCTAGAAACCTTCAAACAAGCCTTTGCCAAGAATTACAACTCTGCCAGCAGTAACTTTAAGAAAGCAATCGATGAAATCGACAAAGCTATCAAGCGGATGGAAGAGGTCAAACGCTTCCTGACCACCAGTGAAAACCAACTGCGCTTGGCTAACAACAAACTAGATGACGTTTCTGTCAAAAAACTAACCCGCAAAAATCCAACCATGCAGGCCAAGTTTGCTGCCTTAAAAGAGAAATAA
- a CDS encoding DUF2871 domain-containing protein: MKKYISIAIYYAYAALAAGVFYREFTKFNDFTGVTSLGKIHTHLFVLGMFVFLLVALFSERLDLTAHKSFQRFLYTYNVGLILMVVMLFVRGVVQVLALELSKGLNASISGLAGVGHILLAFGLMSLLYTLKKAAKN; encoded by the coding sequence ATGAAAAAGTATATTTCGATCGCTATTTACTATGCCTACGCTGCCTTGGCGGCCGGAGTCTTTTATAGGGAATTTACCAAGTTTAATGACTTCACAGGTGTTACCAGCCTCGGGAAGATTCATACCCACCTATTTGTCCTAGGGATGTTTGTCTTTCTTCTGGTTGCACTCTTTAGTGAACGACTGGATTTGACTGCTCATAAGAGTTTCCAGCGCTTTCTTTACACCTACAATGTCGGCCTCATTCTGATGGTGGTCATGTTATTTGTTCGTGGTGTCGTTCAGGTATTGGCTCTGGAGTTAAGCAAGGGTCTAAATGCTTCAATTTCAGGCTTGGCAGGAGTAGGTCATATCCTTTTAGCCTTCGGTTTGATGAGCCTGCTCTATACCTTGAAAAAAGCAGCCAAAAACTAA
- a CDS encoding YcjF family protein, producing the protein MQLDTDKIAQQCLDAIADKIKNLKTLNIVVIGKSGVGKSTLINSLFRGNVAETGLGRPVTQEIRKIEKKDYPLAIYDTPGFELSQDQQKKVKDEVLKLIDQGLRSQDINQAIHCIWYCINVGANRTFDSSEVAWLREFTESTKSTKVPVIVVLTQGVPKSKALEMKGLVEQENLQISKVIPVLAQDMAFDEEYVARAYGLDQLVDVLSEVLPGDLQDTLQNLQKVSLEAKKKQAQAAVATAVAAAFGEGFVPLPFADAAMLIPTQVSMIAAITVIFGLDMNKSFLTAFVSSTIGAGGATVLGRAVVGNLFKLIPGVGTTVGGVISGTTAGLITTALGQAYILLMELIYKGELRKEDLYTKEGKTRMTNLFKEQLSFTKKLPR; encoded by the coding sequence ATGCAACTGGATACCGATAAAATTGCCCAGCAGTGTCTGGATGCGATTGCAGATAAGATAAAAAATTTAAAAACCTTGAACATCGTAGTGATTGGCAAATCGGGTGTAGGAAAGAGTACCCTCATCAATAGCCTATTTCGAGGGAATGTTGCGGAAACAGGCTTAGGTCGCCCCGTTACTCAGGAAATTCGCAAGATTGAAAAGAAAGATTATCCTTTAGCCATCTACGATACGCCAGGTTTTGAACTATCTCAAGACCAGCAGAAGAAGGTCAAAGACGAGGTTCTCAAATTGATAGACCAAGGGCTGCGCTCTCAAGACATCAATCAAGCGATTCACTGTATTTGGTACTGTATCAATGTAGGTGCCAATCGAACCTTTGACAGCTCTGAAGTCGCTTGGCTGAGGGAATTTACAGAAAGTACTAAGTCTACCAAGGTACCTGTTATTGTCGTTTTGACCCAAGGAGTACCAAAATCCAAAGCCTTGGAAATGAAGGGCTTGGTTGAGCAAGAAAATCTTCAGATTTCCAAAGTCATTCCAGTCTTAGCCCAAGACATGGCCTTTGATGAAGAGTATGTGGCGCGCGCCTACGGCTTGGATCAACTGGTTGATGTTCTTTCAGAAGTTTTACCAGGTGACTTGCAAGACACGCTCCAAAATTTACAGAAGGTGTCACTGGAAGCAAAAAAGAAGCAGGCCCAGGCCGCAGTCGCAACAGCAGTAGCTGCCGCCTTCGGTGAGGGCTTTGTTCCCCTTCCCTTTGCGGATGCAGCCATGCTGATACCAACTCAGGTCAGCATGATTGCGGCCATCACGGTTATCTTTGGCTTGGACATGAACAAGAGTTTCCTAACTGCCTTTGTTTCGTCCACCATCGGAGCAGGTGGGGCAACTGTCTTGGGAAGAGCAGTTGTTGGGAACCTTTTCAAGTTGATACCGGGTGTCGGAACAACGGTTGGCGGAGTTATTTCTGGTACAACAGCAGGTTTGATTACAACTGCCTTAGGTCAGGCCTATATCCTGCTTATGGAGTTGATTTACAAGGGAGAACTGCGGAAGGAAGACCTCTATACCAAAGAAGGAAAAACCAGGATGACCAATCTGTTTAAGGAGCAACTTTCTTTCACGAAAAAGTTACCAAGATAA
- a CDS encoding PaaI family thioesterase, producing MTEFKIPAITFFENYDLEKMEDGHVLLTTEVVASSLNIYGKTHGGYLFGLCDNVAGLTVFSMGSHCVTLQSSINYLRAAELGEQLTLEGHCVHDGRSTKLVDVTIRNQANQLVCQASFTMFVTGKMEHLSEFLGKEQS from the coding sequence ATGACTGAGTTTAAGATTCCGGCGATTACATTTTTTGAAAACTATGATTTGGAGAAGATGGAGGACGGACACGTTCTTTTGACAACAGAAGTTGTGGCATCTTCTCTCAATATTTATGGAAAGACTCATGGTGGTTATCTCTTTGGGCTCTGCGACAATGTGGCAGGGCTGACAGTGTTTTCCATGGGTTCTCACTGCGTTACCCTTCAGTCCAGTATCAACTACCTGCGGGCGGCGGAACTTGGAGAGCAGCTAACCCTTGAAGGGCACTGTGTCCACGATGGACGCTCCACTAAGCTTGTGGATGTGACGATTCGCAATCAAGCAAATCAGCTAGTATGTCAAGCAAGTTTTACCATGTTTGTGACCGGAAAGATGGAGCATCTTTCAGAATTTCTGGGAAAAGAGCAGAGCTAG
- a CDS encoding TraX family protein: MKNMKLTATQLKFIAIVAMTVDHLAWLLFPGLVKEPLPVLMHLFGRLTAPIMWYFIAEGCYYTKDIDKYFLRLFGFAVISHFAFCFGLGIPYNVFVGSLFNKTSVLFPLAMSVLLIKLFNNTKISNPMKILAIVLLCLVTFVADWSSIALMMPFFLYQHRGNKKQQVLDYLIWISVYALIYIVFIDVFYGVLQFGTLLSLPLLLAYNGERGRSLGSKWIFYYYYPAHLILIGIARMMLYGNIPLVF, translated from the coding sequence ATGAAAAATATGAAGTTAACTGCCACACAATTGAAGTTTATAGCGATTGTTGCGATGACAGTAGACCACCTTGCATGGCTGTTGTTCCCCGGTTTAGTTAAGGAGCCCTTGCCAGTTTTAATGCACCTTTTTGGACGATTGACAGCACCGATTATGTGGTATTTTATCGCAGAAGGTTGCTACTACACCAAAGACATTGACAAATATTTCCTCAGATTGTTTGGCTTTGCAGTGATTAGCCATTTTGCATTTTGCTTTGGCTTAGGGATTCCTTATAATGTTTTTGTGGGCAGCCTTTTTAATAAAACAAGTGTCCTGTTCCCCTTGGCTATGTCAGTGTTGTTGATTAAACTGTTTAACAATACCAAGATAAGCAACCCAATGAAAATATTGGCAATTGTTCTTCTGTGCCTAGTAACGTTTGTGGCGGATTGGTCCTCCATCGCACTCATGATGCCATTTTTCCTCTACCAGCATAGAGGAAATAAAAAACAACAGGTATTGGATTACCTTATCTGGATTAGTGTGTATGCCTTGATATATATCGTATTTATTGATGTGTTTTATGGTGTTCTACAATTTGGAACGCTGTTGTCCTTGCCCTTGCTATTGGCATACAATGGCGAAAGAGGAAGGAGCCTAGGCTCAAAATGGATATTTTACTATTACTATCCAGCCCATTTAATCCTGATAGGTATCGCAAGAATGATGCTATATGGAAATATACCCTTGGTATTTTAG
- a CDS encoding LemA family protein has protein sequence MNKKILFIVLPILALIFLGLGAIGQYNGLVDSYAEVENAQANVDTQLQRRYDLIPNVVASVKGIMAHEEEVFTAIADARAKIGSSKQGSAEYQEGQTALDSAVSRLLVLTENYPQLNSNQQVSDLITELEGTENRIMVARKDYNTVATAYNKKIKRFPTNIYASFFGYEKVELFQATTDASTTVPSVDLNNDE, from the coding sequence ATGAATAAAAAAATACTCTTTATTGTACTCCCTATATTAGCCCTCATTTTTCTGGGGCTAGGAGCTATTGGCCAATACAACGGTCTTGTTGACAGCTATGCTGAGGTTGAAAATGCTCAAGCTAACGTGGACACCCAACTACAACGGCGATACGATTTGATTCCCAATGTAGTAGCTTCGGTTAAGGGAATTATGGCCCACGAAGAAGAAGTCTTTACAGCGATTGCGGATGCGCGTGCTAAGATTGGTTCTAGCAAGCAAGGTTCTGCTGAATACCAAGAAGGTCAAACCGCTCTAGATTCAGCTGTATCGCGTCTGTTGGTTTTGACAGAAAACTATCCTCAGTTAAATTCCAATCAGCAGGTATCTGATTTGATTACGGAACTGGAGGGAACTGAAAACCGTATTATGGTGGCGCGTAAGGACTACAACACAGTCGCAACAGCCTACAATAAAAAAATCAAGCGATTCCCAACCAATATTTATGCAAGCTTCTTTGGTTATGAAAAGGTTGAGCTATTTCAAGCAACAACAGATGCAAGCACAACCGTCCCGAGTGTTGACTTGAATAATGATGAGTAA
- a CDS encoding TPM domain-containing protein, with protein sequence MKQRVIWLLGMVLVFLSLVSSAVPVQANVPERPIDSTVVDETYHLSQDTIATINAENQAWQTTPEQLQVGVYVTNSLSQDIESLANATFRKWQVGFAGTDNGILLVIAIEDREFRIETSDKASTVLTDVEAKRILESSRTFFREEDYNSGVLYIVDAIGDEFYGTDRAQARLDQFEEETSEEGEDYLFLAVIIVIILLVTNKGKGGRGGPGSWLWMASSGSSSRSSSRSFSSGGGGWSGGGGGGGGASSGW encoded by the coding sequence ATGAAACAGCGCGTGATATGGCTCTTGGGAATGGTTCTAGTGTTCTTGAGCCTTGTTTCATCAGCAGTGCCAGTTCAAGCCAATGTTCCTGAAAGACCTATTGATTCAACGGTGGTTGATGAAACCTATCACCTAAGTCAGGATACGATTGCAACCATTAACGCAGAGAACCAAGCCTGGCAGACAACCCCAGAGCAGTTACAGGTTGGTGTCTATGTGACCAATTCCCTCTCTCAGGATATTGAGTCTCTCGCCAACGCTACCTTTCGTAAGTGGCAGGTGGGTTTTGCTGGAACGGATAACGGCATTCTTCTTGTCATCGCCATAGAAGATAGAGAGTTTCGGATTGAAACGTCTGATAAGGCCTCGACCGTTTTGACCGATGTAGAGGCTAAACGCATTTTGGAATCCTCACGCACCTTCTTCCGAGAAGAGGATTATAATAGTGGTGTTCTTTACATTGTGGATGCCATTGGAGATGAATTTTATGGCACCGATCGGGCTCAGGCTCGCTTGGATCAGTTCGAAGAAGAAACTAGCGAAGAAGGTGAGGATTACCTTTTTCTAGCCGTCATTATCGTAATCATTTTGCTAGTTACTAATAAGGGAAAAGGCGGTCGTGGTGGGCCAGGTTCCTGGTTATGGATGGCTTCTAGTGGCAGTAGCTCAAGGTCGTCCTCTCGTTCCTTCAGTAGTGGAGGTGGCGGCTGGTCAGGCGGCGGCGGTGGAGGCGGTGGCGCCTCATCCGGTTGGTAG
- the pepV gene encoding dipeptidase PepV: MTINFRSEVDKRKDEFMADLFDLLAINSERDDSLADAQHPFGPGPVRALDKFLEIAERDGYPTKNVDNYAGHFEFGEGDEVLGIFGHLDVVPAGSGWNTDPYEPQIIDGKLFARGSSDDKGPTMACYYGLKIIKELGLPTSKKVRFIVGTDEESGWADMDYYFKHVGLPLPDLGFSPDAEFPIINGEKGNITAYLHFAGENSGATKLHSFAGGLRENMVPESATAIISGDLADLDSKLAAFTATYGLKADAETLENGQVQVTVIGKSAHGSTPEEGVNGATYLAKFLSQFAFDGAAKAYLDLAGQVLLEDHDAKKLGVAIYDEQMGALSMNAGVFKFDETSSDNTIALNFRYPKNTSPEAIKAGLETLGVEAVSLSEHGHTPHYCPIDDPMVATLLSVYEKHTGLKGHEQVIGGGTFGRLLKRGVAYGAMFPGDVNTMHQANEFIEVEQLYRAAAIYAEAIYELIK, translated from the coding sequence ATGACAATCAATTTTAGATCAGAAGTTGATAAACGCAAAGACGAATTTATGGCGGATTTGTTTGACCTTTTGGCGATCAATTCCGAGCGGGATGATAGCCTAGCGGATGCCCAGCACCCATTTGGCCCTGGCCCTGTGCGTGCCTTGGACAAATTCCTTGAAATTGCTGAGCGCGACGGCTATCCGACTAAGAATGTTGACAACTACGCAGGTCATTTTGAATTTGGCGAGGGGGATGAAGTCCTCGGTATCTTCGGTCACCTAGATGTGGTGCCAGCTGGAAGCGGATGGAACACCGACCCTTATGAGCCGCAAATCATCGACGGCAAACTCTTTGCCCGTGGCTCCTCTGATGACAAGGGGCCAACCATGGCTTGTTACTACGGCTTGAAAATCATCAAGGAGCTAGGCCTTCCAACGTCGAAAAAAGTCCGATTCATCGTCGGTACGGACGAAGAGTCAGGCTGGGCAGATATGGATTATTATTTCAAGCATGTCGGCCTTCCTCTGCCAGATTTAGGTTTCTCTCCAGATGCCGAGTTCCCGATTATCAACGGCGAAAAAGGCAATATCACAGCTTATTTGCATTTTGCGGGGGAAAACAGCGGAGCTACCAAACTGCATTCCTTCGCAGGCGGTTTGCGTGAGAACATGGTACCTGAGTCTGCGACAGCTATTATTTCCGGCGACCTAGCAGATCTAGACAGCAAGTTGGCAGCATTCACAGCCACTTACGGCCTAAAAGCTGACGCGGAAACCCTTGAAAACGGACAGGTACAAGTAACCGTCATTGGAAAATCAGCCCACGGTTCAACCCCAGAAGAAGGTGTCAACGGTGCAACTTACTTGGCTAAATTCCTCAGCCAATTTGCCTTTGACGGAGCAGCCAAAGCTTACCTAGACTTGGCTGGACAAGTGCTTCTTGAAGACCACGATGCCAAAAAACTCGGCGTAGCCATTTACGATGAGCAAATGGGGGCCCTCTCTATGAATGCAGGTGTCTTCAAGTTTGACGAAACGTCATCTGACAACACCATTGCTCTCAATTTCCGCTATCCAAAAAACACCTCTCCAGAAGCTATCAAGGCTGGTTTGGAAACCCTAGGAGTAGAAGCTGTTAGCCTGTCTGAACATGGACACACTCCGCACTATTGCCCAATCGATGACCCAATGGTCGCAACCCTCTTGTCTGTTTATGAAAAGCATACAGGACTAAAAGGTCACGAGCAAGTAATCGGTGGTGGTACCTTTGGACGTCTACTCAAACGTGGTGTCGCCTACGGAGCTATGTTCCCAGGTGATGTCAACACCATGCACCAAGCCAACGAATTTATCGAAGTAGAGCAACTCTACCGTGCCGCGGCTATTTACGCAGAAGCCATTTATGAATTGATTAAATAA
- a CDS encoding cupin domain-containing protein — protein MTTKDYGKEPFVTNIETATLENTNYRTALWTGELLQVTLMSIPVGGDIGAEVHNENDQFLRIEQGQGRVLMGESADKIILDTEVGPEDAILIPNGAYHNVINIGQEDLKIYSIYGPAHHAHGTVHETQAIAIAAEEAEEHGH, from the coding sequence ATGACAACAAAAGACTACGGCAAAGAGCCATTTGTAACCAACATTGAAACAGCGACACTTGAAAACACCAACTACCGCACAGCCCTTTGGACAGGGGAGCTTTTGCAAGTAACCCTCATGTCCATCCCAGTTGGCGGTGATATTGGTGCCGAAGTTCATAATGAAAATGACCAATTTCTCCGCATTGAGCAAGGCCAGGGCCGTGTCCTCATGGGTGAGTCAGCTGACAAGATTATCTTGGATACAGAAGTTGGGCCAGAAGATGCTATCTTGATTCCAAACGGTGCCTACCATAATGTTATCAACATCGGCCAAGAAGACCTTAAAATCTACTCTATCTATGGCCCTGCCCACCACGCTCACGGAACAGTTCATGAAACCCAAGCCATTGCTATCGCTGCGGAAGAAGCAGAAGAGCATGGACATTAA
- a CDS encoding class I SAM-dependent methyltransferase, with product MTNYVNYNQERWNRVSGRQGNSYTIPISHEEFVAAKNSPLQVSLTVGKAVPLDWFEKAPGKKLLGLACGGGQQGPIFAAHGYETTIMDFSKEQLAKDRLVAERENLDMQTVEADMTQAFPFEDESFDIIFCPVSNVYIEDLTNMWQESYRVLKKGRLLMVGYMNPWMYVFDADDVWDHPDKALTPIYPLPFNSRQLEEAGEITINPEFGYEFSHTLEEQIAGQLKAGFAMIDFYESKDKRNRLSQFGRDYLANLSIKL from the coding sequence ATGACCAATTATGTAAACTACAATCAGGAACGCTGGAATCGGGTTTCAGGTAGGCAGGGAAATAGTTATACGATTCCTATCAGTCATGAGGAGTTTGTGGCTGCCAAGAATAGCCCCCTTCAAGTATCCTTGACAGTTGGAAAGGCTGTTCCGCTGGACTGGTTTGAAAAAGCTCCGGGGAAGAAATTACTGGGGCTGGCTTGTGGCGGCGGTCAGCAAGGGCCCATTTTTGCAGCCCATGGCTATGAAACGACCATCATGGACTTTTCCAAGGAACAGCTGGCAAAGGATAGACTAGTTGCGGAGCGAGAAAATCTGGACATGCAGACAGTTGAGGCGGATATGACCCAGGCCTTCCCCTTTGAGGATGAAAGCTTTGACATCATTTTTTGCCCTGTGTCAAATGTCTATATCGAAGACTTGACCAATATGTGGCAGGAATCCTATCGGGTCTTGAAGAAGGGCAGGCTTCTCATGGTCGGCTATATGAATCCCTGGATGTATGTCTTTGACGCTGACGATGTGTGGGACCATCCAGACAAAGCCTTGACTCCAATATATCCCCTGCCCTTCAACTCACGTCAACTAGAAGAAGCAGGAGAAATCACCATCAACCCCGAATTTGGCTATGAATTTAGCCATACCCTAGAGGAACAGATTGCTGGTCAATTAAAGGCAGGCTTTGCAATGATAGATTTTTATGAATCAAAGGACAAGAGAAATCGGCTCAGTCAGTTTGGCAGGGATTATTTGGCAAATTTATCCATTAAATTGTAG
- the glmM gene encoding phosphoglucosamine mutase: protein MGKYFGTDGVRGEANVELTPELAFKLGRFGGYVLSQHETETPRVFVARDTRISGQMLESALVAGLLSAGIHVYKLGVLATPGVAHLVKTEKASAGVMISASHNPAQDNGIKFFAGDGFKLDDDLEAEIEVLLDAEEDTLPRPSAQGLGDVVDYPEGLRKYQQFLISTGIDLDGLKVALDTANGAAATSARQVFVDLGADLIVMAEQPDGLNINEGVGSTHPEKLQELVKETGSQIGLAFDGDSDRLIAVDENGDLVDGDRIMYIIGKYLSDKGLLAQNTIVTTVMSNLGFHKALDREGIGKAVTAVGDRYVVEEMRKSGFNLGGEQSGHVILMDYNTTGDGQLTAVQLTKIMKETGKKLSELAAEVTIYPQKLVNIRVENAMKDRAMDVPAIAAIIEKMEAEMAGNGRILVRPSGTEPLLRVMAEAPTDAEVDYYVDTIADVVRAEIGLD, encoded by the coding sequence ATGGGAAAATATTTTGGTACGGACGGTGTTCGTGGAGAAGCAAACGTTGAATTGACGCCAGAATTGGCTTTCAAATTAGGACGCTTTGGAGGCTATGTCCTCAGCCAGCACGAGACGGAAACACCCCGCGTTTTTGTTGCCCGTGATACACGGATTTCTGGTCAGATGTTGGAATCAGCGCTGGTGGCAGGTCTTTTGTCTGCGGGCATCCATGTCTACAAGTTGGGAGTCCTGGCGACTCCAGGTGTGGCCCATCTGGTTAAGACTGAGAAAGCAAGCGCTGGGGTCATGATTTCAGCCAGCCACAATCCAGCCCAGGACAATGGAATCAAGTTCTTCGCTGGTGATGGTTTCAAACTGGATGATGATTTGGAAGCAGAAATTGAAGTCCTTCTTGACGCCGAAGAGGATACCCTGCCTCGCCCATCTGCTCAAGGTTTGGGGGATGTTGTAGACTATCCAGAAGGCTTGCGCAAGTACCAGCAGTTCCTGATTTCGACAGGCATTGATTTGGACGGTTTGAAGGTTGCACTGGATACAGCCAATGGAGCAGCGGCGACATCTGCTCGTCAGGTCTTCGTGGACTTGGGGGCTGACTTGATCGTCATGGCCGAGCAGCCAGATGGACTCAATATCAACGAGGGAGTTGGCTCCACCCACCCTGAGAAATTGCAGGAATTGGTCAAGGAAACAGGCAGCCAGATTGGTCTGGCCTTTGATGGTGACAGCGACCGCCTCATTGCAGTCGATGAAAATGGCGATTTGGTAGATGGCGACCGCATCATGTATATCATCGGCAAGTACCTTTCTGATAAGGGACTTTTGGCACAAAATACCATCGTGACAACCGTTATGTCCAACCTTGGCTTCCACAAGGCCTTGGACCGCGAGGGCATTGGCAAGGCTGTGACTGCAGTTGGTGACCGCTATGTGGTGGAAGAAATGCGCAAGTCAGGCTTTAACCTTGGTGGTGAGCAGTCAGGACATGTTATCCTCATGGACTACAATACCACAGGTGACGGCCAGTTGACCGCTGTCCAATTGACCAAGATTATGAAAGAAACTGGCAAGAAATTGTCAGAATTGGCAGCCGAAGTGACCATCTACCCACAAAAATTGGTCAACATCCGCGTTGAAAATGCCATGAAGGACAGGGCTATGGATGTTCCAGCCATCGCAGCCATCATCGAGAAGATGGAAGCAGAGATGGCAGGAAATGGCCGTATCCTAGTTCGCCCAAGTGGTACCGAGCCGCTCCTGCGTGTTATGGCAGAAGCACCAACAGATGCAGAGGTAGACTACTATGTGGACACCATCGCTGATGTGGTCCGTGCGGAAATCGGTTTAGATTAA
- a CDS encoding CdaR family protein: MQDKVKRIGHLFLSVLLALVLFFYATTTNYKNSLANKQSTESETYTHTLTGVPVDINYDNENYFISGFASTVTVDLTGSNRVILQRESDEVTRTFRVVADLTELESGTHTVDLQISNLPSGVNAATTPASLTIKIGKKVSKSFAVQGVIADSQLANGYMVSRIAVNVDSVKVTTDEETMDKIDRVEAVVLDADNLSENYTGTATLQAVDSQGALLPVVFSQDEATLQAVITESK, translated from the coding sequence ATGCAAGATAAGGTCAAACGAATCGGTCATCTTTTCCTATCGGTTCTGCTAGCTCTGGTTCTTTTCTTTTATGCAACGACTACCAACTACAAAAATTCCCTTGCTAACAAACAGAGTACAGAATCTGAAACCTACACCCACACCTTAACGGGTGTACCAGTCGACATCAATTATGACAATGAAAATTATTTTATTTCAGGTTTTGCTTCAACGGTAACGGTTGACTTGACAGGCTCCAACCGAGTCATCTTGCAACGGGAGTCTGATGAGGTGACGCGTACTTTCCGGGTCGTTGCAGATTTAACAGAATTGGAGAGCGGTACACATACAGTCGATCTTCAAATATCCAATCTGCCATCGGGAGTCAATGCAGCAACAACCCCCGCTTCTTTGACCATCAAGATTGGGAAAAAAGTTAGCAAGAGTTTTGCTGTTCAAGGAGTTATTGCGGATAGCCAGTTAGCGAATGGCTATATGGTTTCTAGGATTGCGGTCAATGTAGATTCGGTTAAGGTAACCACCGATGAAGAAACAATGGATAAAATCGATCGAGTAGAAGCAGTGGTTTTAGATGCGGACAATCTGTCTGAAAACTATACAGGAACGGCTACGCTTCAAGCAGTTGACAGCCAAGGGGCTCTGCTGCCAGTCGTCTTTTCTCAAGACGAAGCAACCTTGCAGGCCGTTATCACAGAATCTAAGTAG